In Natrinema amylolyticum, the DNA window ACGAGGAGCGCCGTACTCACCGGTTCGTACGCGCCGTCGTCACACCACGTGTGATAGGTGCCCCGATCGTCGTCGTAGTAGACCGTGTGACCGTCGGTGTCGGCGATCGGCGTCAGTGTCTCTCGCGGAGCGGTTCCGGACATAATAGATTGGAATACAATATGTTAACACATAACACTGTTGGCTGGCTGAGACGGTCGCGTCGCTCGGAGTCGTGAGTCGGGCACCGACCGTCGGTCCGTTCGGCACGCGGTCGCGTTTCGGGACCGCTATCGGTCCGTTCGCCGTCCATCCGCGGGGTACCGATCGCGGGTCAGCGAGTGTCTCGTTCGACGAGCTCCCACCGCTGGTTCGAGTCGCCCGTCCAGTGCCACTGGATGACGGCCTCGCTCGATCGGTCACCGTCGAGGACCCGGCCGCTGTTCGCGTTGATGAAACAGTACGGTCCGTCCTCGAGCGCGACGGCGTACCACCGCTGGCGGTCCGTCCCGCGCCACGACTGCTGGGTGACGGCTGCGCCGTCGTCGGTGCCGGCCCCTTCGACGCCGAGGACCTTGCCGCTGTGTGCCGCTTCGAGACGGTACGTGCCGTCGTCGTTCGATCGAATCGTGAACCGCTGGTGGCTGTCGCCGGTCCAGTCAGCTTCGACCGCGTCGGTCCCGTCGCTCTCGTCGGCGTTCGCGACTTCGATGACGTTCCCCGTCGCGACGGACCGTAGCGAGTAATCGCCGTCCTCGAGCGGCATACTGCCGTCCATCGGCCCGTGGAGTCCGTCGAGGCTCAATCGCCGGCAGAGCGAGACGATCTCGGAGGTCTCGTAGTAATCGACGCGGACGAGGTTCGGATTGCTATCGCGGTCCGCTCGGACGACCTGCTCGTACAGCGGGAGCATCGCGTTCGTCGTCTGGCCGCCCTCGTAGAGATCGGTCGGTGCGCGAATGATCCACTGCGTCTCGCCGAGCGTCGACGCGGTCGCGTGCTCGTTCGTGACGCCGCCCGCGAGGACGTCGCCCGGCGTCGACGTGTCGGGATAGAAACTCGAGACCCAGTCGGCGAACCGATCGGTGAACGAGGGCAGCGAGAGCGGACTGTCGTGGTCGTCGAGCGTTCGATGGAAGATCGCTATCCGCGGTCCGTCGTAGTCCGACGGCGTCGCCGCGAGCAGTTCGTCGGTGCTCGTCATCGATCCGAGATCGATCGCGTACTCGCCGAACTCCCGTCTGAGGAGGTCGGACAGCGCGGTCCAGTCGTCCGACTCGAACCCCTCGTCGCTGAAGGTACCGGCGTCCCGGAAGTGAGAGAGTTTGAGGAGGACGAGCTCCGACGCGCCGGCGTCGTCGACCTCGGCGAGATACCGCGAAATCTGGGGGAAGACCTCGCGATCCAGCGAGCGGCCCGTCCTGGAGGAGTGGTGGCCGTAAAATTCCGTCTCGTCGCCGTCTCCCTGTGATTCGACGCGGACGTCGAGGAACCGAATCCCGTCGCACAGTTGCGCGTAGACCTCCCTCGTCTGACAGTCCCAGTACTCCGGCGACTCCGGGTCCGTGTCGACCATCGCGGCGTGATGGGTCCCGGGGAAACTCAACTCGCGGATCGGCGTCTCCGGGACGGCGTCGCTTTGCCACGTCTTCGGATCGAAATCTGCCGCCGTCTCCGTCGCCGTCCGCGCGGTCGCTCGCTCAGTCATCGTCGTCGCTCCCAGCGTCGTTCCGGTGATCGCGAGGCCGATCGTCTGCAACGCGGCCCGTCGGTTCGGTGTCCGCCCGCCGGCCGTCGGCGTGCGGTCGTTCGCTGATTCCGTCGAGTCTCTCGGATCGCGTTTTCGTTCCATCTGTCTCGAGCGGATCGTCCGGTCGCCGGCACTTATCAGATTATATTGGTTTTCGGTAGCCGTGGATACGGCTCCGGAGTGGGGGTGTCGTTCCCGGTCGGAGTCAGCGGTCGGGAAGCCGAGGGGAACGACGATGTATCCCGGCAGTTCTCACTGGGCGTTTCTCGGGACCGGCGACGCGACGCGGCGGTCGACGCGCTGGATTCGGTCCCCGGTTTCGTCGTCGAAGACGAACGCGCGGTCGTCGACCCCCAACCACACGGAGTCCCCGCGCGTGACGTCGACGCTGATCGGAACGCGGACGGTCAGTTCTCGGTCGTCCAGTTCGGGGACCGCGACCGTCAGTAGCTGCTCGTCTCCCATCGGTTCCGTGACCGTGACGCGGGCGCGGGCCGTCCCGTCGGCCGGCGACTGGGACACGTCGAAGTACTGCGGACGGACGCCGAGAACGAACGGCTCGGTCCCGTCGACGGACGCGGGAACGCCGTCGTATCGGATCGAGAAGTCGTCGGACTCCTCGGTCCCATCGGCCCCGACGAGCCGCTGTGACCCGCCGGTCGCGCGGCGGACGCGGAGGAAATTCATGCTCGGGCTGCCGATAAAGCCCGCGACGAAGCGGTTTTCGGGGTCGTGATAGACCTCGTGCGGCGTCCCCACCTGCTGGACCTCGCCGTCGCACATGACGATCAGTTTGTCTCCGAGCGTCATCGCCTCCTCCTGATCGTGCGTGACGTACAGCGTCGTGACCCCGAGCTCGCGCTGCAGTTTCTTGATCTCGTTTCGCATCTCGACTTTCAGTTTCGCGTCGAGACTCGCCAGCGGTTCGTCCATCAGGAACACGCTGGGCCGCCGGACGATGGCGCGGCCGATGGCGACCCGCTGGCGCTGACCGCCGCTCAGTTCGTCCGTCGATCGCTCGAGCAGGTCGGCGATGCCGAGTGTTTCGGCGACATCTTCGACCCGTTCGCGGCGCGTCGTCTCTGCGACCCCTGCTACTTTGAGTGGGTAACCGATGTTTTCCGCGACGCCCATGTGCGGGTAGAGCGCGAGTTCCTGGAATACCATCGCGATGTCGCGGTTTTTCGGGTGGGTATCGGTCACGTCCGACCCGTCGACGAGAATCCGTCCGTCGGACGGGTCGGTGAGCCCCGCGAGGCTCCGGAGCGTCGTCGTCTTGCCGCACCCGCTCGGTCCGAGCAGGACCGCGAACTCGCCGTCTTCGATCGTGATATCGACGCCGTCGACGCCGATTTCGGTACCGTACCGCTTCGTCACGTCCTCGTAGCTTACGCGAACCATTGGTCTGATTGTCGTGTCGGTCGGTCGCTCGCTGCCTGTACCCCCGTCGCTCGAGTCGGTGCTCGACGCCGCTCCCGACGAGTATGTGCGGAACCCGTCGCCGAACCGGTCCCGTTCGGCGGCCGTCTCGGCTTCATTACTGGACCGCCCCCATAGTGAACCCGCGAAGGAGCTTCTCGCGGACGAGGAACGCGAACGCCAGTACCGGTGCCATCGCGATCGTCCCCGCGACGGTCAACAGCTCCCACTGGATCGTGTAGGCCGTTTTGAACGTCGCGAGCGCGACCGGGAGGGTCTGGGCTCGCGTGTTGCTCGTCAGAATGACTGCGAACAACAGCTCGTTCCAGGCGTTGATGATCGTGAAGATCGTGGCCGCGAGCAGGCCGGGACGGACCATCGGGAGCACGATCTTGAA includes these proteins:
- a CDS encoding RICIN domain-containing protein — encoded protein: MERKRDPRDSTESANDRTPTAGGRTPNRRAALQTIGLAITGTTLGATTMTERATARTATETAADFDPKTWQSDAVPETPIRELSFPGTHHAAMVDTDPESPEYWDCQTREVYAQLCDGIRFLDVRVESQGDGDETEFYGHHSSRTGRSLDREVFPQISRYLAEVDDAGASELVLLKLSHFRDAGTFSDEGFESDDWTALSDLLRREFGEYAIDLGSMTSTDELLAATPSDYDGPRIAIFHRTLDDHDSPLSLPSFTDRFADWVSSFYPDTSTPGDVLAGGVTNEHATASTLGETQWIIRAPTDLYEGGQTTNAMLPLYEQVVRADRDSNPNLVRVDYYETSEIVSLCRRLSLDGLHGPMDGSMPLEDGDYSLRSVATGNVIEVANADESDGTDAVEADWTGDSHQRFTIRSNDDGTYRLEAAHSGKVLGVEGAGTDDGAAVTQQSWRGTDRQRWYAVALEDGPYCFINANSGRVLDGDRSSEAVIQWHWTGDSNQRWELVERDTR
- a CDS encoding ABC transporter ATP-binding protein; protein product: MVRVSYEDVTKRYGTEIGVDGVDITIEDGEFAVLLGPSGCGKTTTLRSLAGLTDPSDGRILVDGSDVTDTHPKNRDIAMVFQELALYPHMGVAENIGYPLKVAGVAETTRRERVEDVAETLGIADLLERSTDELSGGQRQRVAIGRAIVRRPSVFLMDEPLASLDAKLKVEMRNEIKKLQRELGVTTLYVTHDQEEAMTLGDKLIVMCDGEVQQVGTPHEVYHDPENRFVAGFIGSPSMNFLRVRRATGGSQRLVGADGTEESDDFSIRYDGVPASVDGTEPFVLGVRPQYFDVSQSPADGTARARVTVTEPMGDEQLLTVAVPELDDRELTVRVPISVDVTRGDSVWLGVDDRAFVFDDETGDRIQRVDRRVASPVPRNAQ